The following coding sequences are from one Vibrio syngnathi window:
- a CDS encoding Lrp/AsnC family transcriptional regulator yields MKVKESTNEVLDDTDIAILGHIQKDGRMSNSKLAEKVNLSETPCWRRWKRMEETGYIDGYTAQLNRKKLGLHVSGFTLVTLGNHEVKNTEPFEEFAAVTDWIPMCHCIAGGADYMIQVLARDLEEYFERISSIRRVKGVSAIQSNISVKELKNSYQLPLAD; encoded by the coding sequence ATGAAAGTGAAAGAATCCACCAACGAAGTGTTGGATGATACAGATATTGCTATTCTTGGCCACATTCAAAAAGATGGCCGCATGAGCAACAGCAAGCTAGCCGAAAAAGTAAACCTCAGTGAAACACCCTGCTGGCGTCGTTGGAAACGTATGGAAGAGACGGGCTATATTGATGGCTACACCGCTCAGCTCAACCGTAAAAAGCTCGGGCTTCACGTTTCAGGTTTTACCCTAGTGACACTCGGTAACCACGAAGTTAAAAACACAGAACCATTTGAGGAATTTGCCGCGGTGACAGATTGGATTCCAATGTGCCACTGTATTGCAGGCGGTGCCGACTATATGATTCAAGTGCTAGCTAGAGATTTGGAAGAGTACTTTGAGCGTATTAGTTCGATCAGACGAGTGAAAGGTGTAAGTGCAATTCAGTCGAACATTTCAGTAAAAGAGTTGAAAAACAGTTATCAGTTACCTCTTGCCGATTAA